GCAAGTCCCAGTGCAAGAAGTCTGGAATACGACAGCAGATCTGACAGCCAGCCTGTCAGGTTGTATATGTCATACAGTCCAAGTGCCAGTCTGAGCGCCGGATTCTTGTGGTCTCTTCCCGACATGAGCACGATGATCACAGCCCCCGCAATCGCCAGTCCGTAGCTTGTATTCCTAAGCCATCCAGGGAAATTGAACTGCATCTGTGCTATGGATGCGAACAACTCCGTCGGCATGAGCATCAGCACAAGTCCCGTGATGAGCATGAACCAAGATAGCACGTCGCATATGAACGCCTTCACATCGCCTTTCTTCAAGCACATATATCCCTTTAATGCCAATCCGCCGAACAAATGTATAAGTCCGAACAGCAGCGAGAAGAGCAAAAGTTTCATCGGGTCGTCGAGAGGCGCAAACCATACTGGCTTGAATGTCACCTCATGGTGGAAAAACGTCCTCGATACCACCGTTATCAGGTCTCCGAAGAAACCGCCAAATAATATTCCCCATATCAGTGTGGATATACCACAATACATGAACAGACGCAGGGACTTTTGAAGTCCGTTCTCCATCCTCGGGAATTTCCTGATCAAAATAAAACATGCCAGGAATATGATGAGTCCATACGCCGCATCGGACAACATGAGTCCGAACAGGAATATATAGAATATCGCCATCGGTGTGGTTGGATCCATCTCACCCTTGCCCGGAAGTCCAAATGACTCTAGTACGCCCTCCGCCGATGCGAACATCTTCGGATTCTGCAGTTGTATCGGTGCAGCCTCATTCTCCGGAACATCATATACATCAGCCATCAGACTAAAATTCTCATTGAGTACAGCCACTACCCTGTCTGCATCTCTTTCCAGCACATAACCCGATATGACAAATGTACTCTTAGACTGGAGAAGGCCTCCAAGAACCTGATATTTGTCCGCCCTTATGCGATAGTAGTCAGCCAGAAGTCTCAGCTTATTCCTGTCATCAGCCAAGGATACGAGTTCTTTCGTCTTGTCCTCTATACACTGCTCAAACTCCCGTATATCCTCTTTATACTTCTCCATTTTCTGCTCGGGTGTCCTTCTGGAGAAATAGGAGATTCTTGTAAATCCATGGGATCTCAGTATCTCCTCCACCCTCTGTGATACAGGTTTAAGGGCTATTGCCACCATACAAGTCTGGTCCTTATCAGATCCTACAACAGCGACTGTGTATCCCGCCATCTCCGGTTCCGCAGAGCTTATATATCCATGTATATCTGTCTCCGTAAGTCCCGGTGGCATGGTTCCGATCATCACATCCGTCTTCTCGGTTCCTGTGGTATTGATCGGTATGTCCATATTCAGCCACGGCACCAATCCGTCTATGGCCACCTGACATTTGACTATTCCCGCCTCGCATCCGGCTATGTCCTTGCTGATCCCCTGGATCTTTTTAACCTTACAGTTATAATCCCGTCTGCCAGCTATGATCTCCTGAATGTCAGCCTCTGACGCCTCCTGCCGTCCTTCCAAGCTGGCAAATATGGATTTCTCCTCCGGAACATACTTATCAAGTATCTGTAAGGCTTCATCTGTATTCTGTACTCTCTTCTCGTACTTTGCTCTCTGGCTTGTGGTACTCATCTTCCTGAAGTCATCAGTCTCTTCGTTATTAGTCTGTATCTCAACCATTCCCAGCGACTGGAGCTTCTCAAGAATTGCTTTTCTGTCCCTCTTCATGGCACAGATCTCAATCTTTTTCATAGGAAGTACCGCCATATATTTACCCCCTTTCCATATTCAAATGTTGATTAAATTTCAATTTCGTATACGCTTGCTGTACATTTAATATCAGCTTGCAGAATTGGTCAGCCAACCAGCTCCGATATGATCATGGATGTAACTTCACTCTCCATGGATGTGGCTCGGTCTCTAAGATGTCCTATCTCTGCCGTGGCAACATCCATAGCCTTCACCGTCAGCTTTTCCTCCTCTGTCCTGCGGTTTCCCTCAGCGTTTTTCATACTCTCTTTCGCACTCGCCCCTGCAGCCGCTATCATATCTGTGGCCTCTTTTCTTGCAGCAGCTACTGTATAGTCAGCTTCCTCCCTTGCCTTGCGGACTATCTCCGCAGCCTGAGCTTCCGCATCTGTTATTGTCTTCATAGTCTCCTGCAGCATAACATTCCTCCCTTCTGTGAAATTGAGCAGACACATACTTTATCAAAGCATCACTTTAGATTATTATGTGAAAACTCAAGTAATATTATTTTATAATGATATTGCTATATTGTAAATAAACATTTTGTAAAGTTTGTACAAACCCCTTGATATTTTTTTATTGTTAATGTACAATGTGACTATGTTGATAATACTTATGTTTATCCATTAATCATTTTTCTTCCTTTTAACGCAGTTTGATGTCGAATTATTGATGCATTTCGACGAAACTGCATAAAAAAGAACCCATGAACAGTCTTGACCAAACTGTCATGGGTTTCTTTTTTATGTTGTTCTGTTTTTATGAAATGTATGATTATCTCTCGTCCCAGCAGGCAATAACGGTTGCGGAAAAACGAAGTTGTAAGACATTTTTACTCTATCATTCCAATCCTTCTTACATGGCGCTCGTCATTTGAAAATGGTGTGTCGAGGAATATATCCACTATCTTGAGAGCCAGTCCCGGTCCTATGACTCTTGCTCCCATAGCAAGCATATTCGCATCGTTGTGCTCTCTGGTAGCCTGAGCTGAGAAGCAGTCGTGGCAGAGCGCAGCTCTGATACCCTTTATCTTATTTGCCGATATGGATATTCCTATTCCTGTTCCGCAGATGATGATTCCCTTATCACACTCGCCTGAAGCCACCGCCTTTGCTGCAGCCTGTCCATATATCGGATAGTCTACAGACTCTGTGCTGTAGCATCCAAAATTCTTGTACTCAAGTCCTCTCTCCTCAAGGTGCTTAATGACCTCCTGCATAAGCTCATATCCGCCATGATCACATCCAAGTGCTATCATAATTCATTCTCCTCCTTACTTCTTATTGTGCATGCGCATTAAAAGGCGCTTCGCGCGGCGCATGCGTCTTCGTAAGGAATCTCCCGCTTACGCGGGTCCTCCTTACTTCTTATTGTGCATGCGCATTAAAAGGCGCTTCGCGCGGCGCATGCGTCTTCGTAAGGAATCTCCCGCTTACGCGGGTCCTCCTTACTTCTTATTGTGCATGCGCATTAGAAGGCGCTTCGCGCGGCGCATGCGTACTTCGCAAGGAATCTCCCGCTTACGCGGGTCCTCCTTACGAAATTAATTAACATTTTATTATTCTGTGGCCTGCGGCCTTTATGAGTCTGTTCATGATGGCATAGCCCATGTCGCCCTCTTCAAAAGACTCACTGTATATATACTGTGCACCTATATCATCACATGTTCTTAACAGACTGTAAAGTCCTGCTGAAACTGTTATCTCATTCTTCTTGCTTCCGGCGTCATATATATTCTCACACACACCGTCATTGTAAAGGCCTACATTCTCAGTATCGCACAAAATAGCTGTCTTATACCCCTGTGCTCTCTTCTCAGCAACCAGACTTCTTATCCGCTCCGCGGCAACCAGCCTTTCGCCCTCGACTATACTGAGTTCGCCCTTTGGCGCATAATGAGTATATTTCATTCCCGGCGCCTTTGGTCTCAGGGCATTATTCATCCCTGTTATCGCTGGATCAATGGTCACATCCCCAACGATATTCTTTATCATTTCAGGGGTTATATATCCAGGTCTAAGTATGGTCGGTCTGTCACCTGTCATATCAACAATGGTCGACTCTATACCGATTCCAACCGCACCGCCGTCGATGATCATATCTATTCTACCATCCATATCCTGCTGCACATGATGTGCCGTTGTCGGAGATGGTCTTCCAGACAGATTTGCACTCGGCGCCGCAATGTACACCCCCGAGTCCTTTATAAGCTTCATTGCCACTGGATGGGAAGGCATCCTTATTGCCACAGTATCAAGTCCTCCTGTAGTGGTATGCGGCACGACCGCTTTCTTATTTAAAATGATGGTGAGCGGTCCCGGCCAGAACGCCTCCATCAGCTTCTTAGTGTCATCACTCACATATTCCGCAAGTTCATATACGCTGTCGGTATCCGCTATGTGCACTATGAGCGGGTTATCCGAAGGTCTGCCCTTCGCTGAATATATCTTGTGGGATGCATCCGGATTCAGAGCGTCCCCTCCAAGTCCATACACCGTCTCCGTTGGGAATGCCACAAGTCCGCCGGATCTCAGTATCTCAGCGGCCTGCTCATACATATGCTCATCATCCACGCCGGCCTTTGCTATTATCGTATTCATCGTTTTCAACCTCTGTCTCTGCAAATGCGGACACCTGTAACAAATGGCACCGCATACTCTGGCTAGTGCATTCAGCACCAGCATTTCAAATCACTATACGCCCATATTTTAGCCCAGCATAGTATCGCTGTCAAATGCATATAGATTATTGATAAGGAAATCAGGGATATATATCATGAAAACACAGCATAAACATTTTCTCCTGATCCTGGCGATCATTGCCTCGGTATCACTACCTCCAGTTATATGTTACCAGCGCTACGTGAAATCTTTGGGAACACACAGTTCATCCACATCGGTCAAAAATGGCAGCACCCCAACTGGCAAAGGAAATAAAACATCTGAAAGTCATGGAAACGAAGCTGACAAAACTCATATTTCAGAAGGCGACACCAGTCAGACCGATAAACAGGATAATTGCAATGACTTTTTAATTCTCATAGACCCCGGTCACGGTGGCTTTGATCCCGGAAAGGTGAGCCCTGATGGTATTGAGGAAAAGAAGATCAACCTAGAGATCTCCTTGAAACTGCAGGATGCCCTGGCGACAAAAGGCTTTTCAGTATCTCTGACTAGAGATTCAGACCGCTCACTGAACAGCCTGGATGCTGGCAGCAAAAAGTCATCCGATCTGCATTACCGGACCAACAGAGCTGCCGAGCTTAATGCCGATCTATACATAAGCATTCATCAGAACAGCTACTCCGCCGAATACGTCCACGGTGCACAGGTCTTCTACTATTCCACCTCCAGTGCAGGAAAATGCCTTGCAGAAACCATACAGCAATATTTGATTTCCGATGTGGATCCTGGCAACACCAGAATGCCCAAAGGTAATTCCGAGTATATGGTGCTTGTGGAAAGTCCCTGCACTGCGGTCATAGTTGAGTGTGGTTTTCTGAGCAACAGCCAGGAATGCCTGAAGCTGTGCGATCCCGAATACCAGACTAGACTTGCCAGTGCCATCGCAAAAGCAGTGAAAGCATGGTATGACTCGCAGACATGATAAGGTCCCACCGTGACAGCCGGCAGGACCAGTTTAAGCTCTATTACTGATATGTGTAATTCCGTGCATATTAAAATAAATAACTATACACTATCCCCATACTTTGTGTGCCTTATCCCCCTATAGGCATCACCCCCTGACGTATATATTTTCCCGTCGGCAAATGTGCAATGTGATTTTGTGATGTGATGTATTAACCCCATATACCCTGTAAATAAATACCTGTTTGCCTCTGAGAATATGTGAGCAATGACCTATTCGCTATCTCTCTGGGAATTGTATCTGAAACGATAAGGATCAGACAGAATTTATAGAATAATATAGAATTGAACTCACCTGTAATGAGTTGACCCGCTCACAGACTCACCATACATCATATGCGGCATTAATCCAACCCCTTTTCCTCATATTTAATGAAAACTTCATAAAGAAATCCATACTGTATTAATGTAAACGTTTACGATATGAAAGTTTATGAATTGTTAATCAATTTTCCAGTTTTTTCTCCCTACAGACTATTTACTTGTTTGACAAATGTGGTAAACTATAATACACATTTTAATTAGGTGTTTATTTTATTATAAAGGGGGTCGATTCTATTGAAGATTGAACGTTTAAGTGAAAATCAGATAAGATGCACACTCAACAAAGCAGATTTAAACGAAAAGCATCTCAAGATTTCTGAGCTTGCATATGGCTCTCAGAAGGCAAGAGAGCTATTTAGAGATATGATACAACAGGCCTCTGCAGAATTAGGATTTGAGATCGATGACACTCCACTTATGGTTGAAGCAATTCCTGTTTCCTCCGACTGCCTCATCCTGATCGTAACTAAGGTTGAGGATCCCGAGGAACTTGACACTCGTTTCTCAAGATTTTCAAAGGTCAACGAATACGATATAGATGACGATGATGATTTTGATGACTGCGATGATGTATATGATACGGATTCTGATTTCGACGAAGAAGCCGATGATGACAGTGAAAACAATGGCAACACTGTTGCGAGGATACAGATCAGCGGTTCTGAGAATGTTCCAGAAGAGATTAAGAGGGTTTTGGAGGGACTTCTGAAGAATCTTTCCGGACTTACAGCTGTGTCTTCCGATTCAGCAAGCACCTCATCTGACAGTTCAGCAACTGAGGATCAGAACAGTGCCGAGGATCAGAAAAACCTTCAGGCACTATATTCATTCGACTCACTTGAAACCATCATACGTGCGTCAAAGCAGATCGCTTCATTCTACTTTAGCGAGAACTGCCTGTACAAGAATCCGGCAAACAACAGGTACTATCTGCTCATATCCAACAGCAGCAACACTGCTCACGAACTCGCAAGGGTATGTAGTATCATTGCGGAATACGGTGTTATGGAAGACATGACATACGCGATGCCGGCACACTTTAAGGAGCATTACATCTCTATCATAACAGAGGATGCAGTCCAGACATTGTCTGCATTATAAGGCTGTAAGGCACTGTAGAGAATATTTATGAAGAATATTTGTAAATGATATTATATCAAGCTATTTTATTTCTGCACAAAAATGAAATGCCAGAGACCGTTTCAAGTTTTGTGTAAACGTTAAAAACTGATATAAGATTTGTGAATAGTTACAAATGGGCAGAGCCGATTTTCCGGATTCTGCCCATATCTGCATTATACAGTAGTTTTTAGGCATGTCAATAAAACCTGCCTAAAATTGACTGCTTTAC
This sequence is a window from Coprococcus eutactus. Protein-coding genes within it:
- a CDS encoding V-type ATP synthase subunit I, whose translation is MAVLPMKKIEICAMKRDRKAILEKLQSLGMVEIQTNNEETDDFRKMSTTSQRAKYEKRVQNTDEALQILDKYVPEEKSIFASLEGRQEASEADIQEIIAGRRDYNCKVKKIQGISKDIAGCEAGIVKCQVAIDGLVPWLNMDIPINTTGTEKTDVMIGTMPPGLTETDIHGYISSAEPEMAGYTVAVVGSDKDQTCMVAIALKPVSQRVEEILRSHGFTRISYFSRRTPEQKMEKYKEDIREFEQCIEDKTKELVSLADDRNKLRLLADYYRIRADKYQVLGGLLQSKSTFVISGYVLERDADRVVAVLNENFSLMADVYDVPENEAAPIQLQNPKMFASAEGVLESFGLPGKGEMDPTTPMAIFYIFLFGLMLSDAAYGLIIFLACFILIRKFPRMENGLQKSLRLFMYCGISTLIWGILFGGFFGDLITVVSRTFFHHEVTFKPVWFAPLDDPMKLLLFSLLFGLIHLFGGLALKGYMCLKKGDVKAFICDVLSWFMLITGLVLMLMPTELFASIAQMQFNFPGWLRNTSYGLAIAGAVIIVLMSGRDHKNPALRLALGLYDIYNLTGWLSDLLSYSRLLALGLATGVIAQVINQMGSMAGDGIFGAIVFVIVFIVGHLFNLAINMLGAYVHTCRLQYVEFFGKFYEGGGNPFRPFRENTKYVDIVSGTEVQK
- a CDS encoding Vacuolar (H+)-ATPase G subunit, giving the protein MKTITDAEAQAAEIVRKAREEADYTVAAARKEATDMIAAAGASAKESMKNAEGNRRTEEEKLTVKAMDVATAEIGHLRDRATSMESEVTSMIISELVG
- the rpiB gene encoding ribose 5-phosphate isomerase B, producing MIALGCDHGGYELMQEVIKHLEERGLEYKNFGCYSTESVDYPIYGQAAAKAVASGECDKGIIICGTGIGISISANKIKGIRAALCHDCFSAQATREHNDANMLAMGARVIGPGLALKIVDIFLDTPFSNDERHVRRIGMIE
- a CDS encoding L-threonylcarbamoyladenylate synthase — protein: MNTIIAKAGVDDEHMYEQAAEILRSGGLVAFPTETVYGLGGDALNPDASHKIYSAKGRPSDNPLIVHIADTDSVYELAEYVSDDTKKLMEAFWPGPLTIILNKKAVVPHTTTGGLDTVAIRMPSHPVAMKLIKDSGVYIAAPSANLSGRPSPTTAHHVQQDMDGRIDMIIDGGAVGIGIESTIVDMTGDRPTILRPGYITPEMIKNIVGDVTIDPAITGMNNALRPKAPGMKYTHYAPKGELSIVEGERLVAAERIRSLVAEKRAQGYKTAILCDTENVGLYNDGVCENIYDAGSKKNEITVSAGLYSLLRTCDDIGAQYIYSESFEEGDMGYAIMNRLIKAAGHRIIKC
- a CDS encoding N-acetylmuramoyl-L-alanine amidase, which gives rise to MKTQHKHFLLILAIIASVSLPPVICYQRYVKSLGTHSSSTSVKNGSTPTGKGNKTSESHGNEADKTHISEGDTSQTDKQDNCNDFLILIDPGHGGFDPGKVSPDGIEEKKINLEISLKLQDALATKGFSVSLTRDSDRSLNSLDAGSKKSSDLHYRTNRAAELNADLYISIHQNSYSAEYVHGAQVFYYSTSSAGKCLAETIQQYLISDVDPGNTRMPKGNSEYMVLVESPCTAVIVECGFLSNSQECLKLCDPEYQTRLASAIAKAVKAWYDSQT
- a CDS encoding adaptor protein MecA — translated: MKIERLSENQIRCTLNKADLNEKHLKISELAYGSQKARELFRDMIQQASAELGFEIDDTPLMVEAIPVSSDCLILIVTKVEDPEELDTRFSRFSKVNEYDIDDDDDFDDCDDVYDTDSDFDEEADDDSENNGNTVARIQISGSENVPEEIKRVLEGLLKNLSGLTAVSSDSASTSSDSSATEDQNSAEDQKNLQALYSFDSLETIIRASKQIASFYFSENCLYKNPANNRYYLLISNSSNTAHELARVCSIIAEYGVMEDMTYAMPAHFKEHYISIITEDAVQTLSAL